In Halorhabdus tiamatea SARL4B, a genomic segment contains:
- a CDS encoding ATP-binding cassette domain-containing protein produces the protein MTLFEAEGLTKRYGDGCSDCLTRTGDTAGTNQCPTCGSIVACADVDLTVETGEVLGIVGESGSGKSSLAEMLALEPAEEGTVDGDIRYEQYDGNLRQADYQTRQRLRNDHISLVHQHIRDGLQLEFSGGGNVAEKLLAAGWRNYEDVRARVRELFEETEVPVDRMDDPTHTYSGGMQRRVQIARALATNPELVVLDEPTTGLDVSVQAQVLDTFRRIQREQDVAAIVVSHDLEVVRLLADRTLVMRHGRVIESGLTDRIMEDPHHEYTQTLINSVI, from the coding sequence ATGACTCTGTTCGAAGCCGAGGGCTTGACGAAACGATACGGTGACGGCTGTTCGGACTGTCTCACTCGAACCGGTGACACGGCCGGGACGAACCAGTGTCCGACATGCGGAAGCATCGTCGCCTGTGCCGACGTCGACCTGACCGTCGAAACGGGCGAAGTGCTCGGTATCGTCGGCGAGTCAGGGTCGGGGAAGTCGAGTCTCGCCGAAATGCTCGCGCTCGAACCCGCTGAGGAGGGGACCGTCGACGGTGACATTCGGTACGAACAGTACGACGGAAACCTGCGACAGGCCGACTACCAGACGCGACAGCGTTTGCGAAACGACCACATCAGCCTCGTCCACCAACACATCCGTGACGGGCTCCAACTGGAGTTCTCCGGCGGTGGGAACGTTGCCGAGAAACTCCTCGCTGCCGGATGGCGTAATTACGAAGACGTCCGAGCACGCGTCCGAGAGCTGTTCGAAGAAACGGAAGTCCCGGTCGACCGAATGGACGACCCCACACACACGTACTCCGGTGGGATGCAACGTCGCGTCCAGATCGCCCGTGCGCTCGCTACCAATCCCGAACTCGTCGTCCTCGACGAGCCGACGACAGGGCTGGACGTGAGTGTCCAGGCACAGGTTCTGGATACGTTCCGACGTATCCAACGCGAACAAGATGTGGCTGCGATCGTCGTCTCGCACGACCTCGAAGTGGTTCGGTTACTGGCCGACCGGACGCTCGTGATGCGTCACGGACGCGTCATCGAGTCTGGCCTCACTGACCGTATTATGGAAGACCCACACCACGAATACACGCAGACGCTGATCAATTCGGTGATATAA
- a CDS encoding alpha-D-ribose 1-methylphosphonate 5-phosphate C-P-lyase PhnJ, with protein sequence MTDSNAVSDGTGSAASVDAALEALKGDGLEGYNYAYLDEHTKREVRRAVLKAIALPGHQVPYASRPMPLARGWGTGGIQASLSLLGPDDTFKVIDQGSDESVNAANIRRLAANTADVETTTDATDADVIQTRHRIPEEVLADDQILVLQVPITDALRKVDGSDAANRRRHAHKNYGKMWVHLYENVVEYGEINIAARYPVMVAGRYLMDPSPIPRWDVPKLDDADNLFVFAAGREARIYAVPPHTDVEPLAFEDREFQVERFPETPCHACGSTDTFLTEVETDDGQRVYACNDTSFCLKRQDAPHLTKDHHCDRDGVDWGPGTPDAAGSSGGEGR encoded by the coding sequence ATGACTGACAGCAACGCTGTTTCCGACGGGACAGGTTCCGCTGCTTCGGTTGATGCGGCTCTGGAAGCGCTCAAAGGTGACGGACTGGAGGGATACAACTACGCCTATCTGGACGAACACACGAAACGCGAGGTCCGGCGTGCCGTTCTCAAAGCTATTGCACTCCCGGGCCATCAGGTACCGTACGCATCGCGACCGATGCCGCTCGCTCGCGGGTGGGGGACCGGCGGTATTCAGGCATCACTGTCGCTTCTGGGTCCCGACGATACGTTCAAAGTGATCGACCAGGGCTCGGACGAGTCGGTCAACGCGGCAAATATCCGCCGATTAGCCGCCAACACCGCGGATGTAGAGACAACAACCGATGCGACAGACGCAGACGTTATTCAGACCCGTCACCGCATCCCCGAGGAAGTGCTGGCTGACGATCAGATTCTCGTATTACAGGTGCCGATCACGGACGCGCTCAGAAAGGTCGATGGCTCGGACGCGGCCAACCGACGGCGACATGCCCACAAGAACTACGGGAAGATGTGGGTGCACCTCTACGAGAACGTCGTCGAATACGGCGAAATCAACATCGCAGCCCGGTACCCGGTGATGGTCGCCGGACGCTACCTGATGGATCCGTCGCCGATCCCACGCTGGGATGTTCCTAAGCTGGACGATGCTGACAACCTGTTCGTGTTCGCTGCCGGCCGTGAGGCCCGCATCTACGCCGTGCCACCGCACACTGACGTCGAGCCGCTGGCCTTCGAGGACCGCGAGTTTCAGGTCGAGCGGTTCCCCGAAACGCCGTGTCACGCCTGCGGGTCGACGGACACATTCTTGACGGAAGTCGAGACCGACGACGGCCAGCGCGTCTATGCGTGCAACGATACGTCGTTTTGCCTGAAACGACAGGATGCCCCTCATCTCACCAAAGACCACCATTGTGACAGGGACGGCGTCGACTGGGGTCCCGGGACGCCAGATGCGGCCGGCAGTTCGGGAGGTGAGGGGAGATGA
- a CDS encoding carbon-phosphorus lyase complex subunit PhnI codes for MGYVAVKAGEEIIDRAEQLFEKQRLDTTGEVLDLEQIEGQLGRLSAQVMSDSGLYAPRLAALAVKQAQGDTVEASFLLRAYRSTLERWGETDPVDPDEMFAIRRVSPAYKDVPGGQILGPTKDYTQRLLDFELAEETETDTSADPTDEWAIDEDSPETLTNVMDILREEGLVHEPDSEDESAPTDTTRESVTHPTSRDAILQELARGETGAVTALGYSALRGYGQVHPTLAEVKVGRLPVTIDHPYTGDSVTVTEIEVSESEAVVPVYAKRDDPQFAFGYGLTFGRNERKAISMTILDASMQLDGEDEPAEDPEFVLDTIDGMDSFGFIEHLKLPHYVTFQSILDRIRGIRDRKGLRNGSKSGKSDADSPEVNADD; via the coding sequence ATGGGGTACGTCGCCGTCAAGGCCGGCGAGGAAATTATCGATCGTGCGGAGCAGTTGTTCGAAAAACAGCGTTTAGATACCACTGGAGAGGTCCTCGATCTTGAACAAATCGAGGGGCAGCTGGGGCGTCTGAGTGCACAGGTCATGAGCGATAGCGGTCTCTACGCTCCGCGACTCGCTGCCCTTGCGGTGAAACAGGCCCAGGGAGACACTGTTGAGGCTTCGTTCCTGTTGCGCGCATACCGCTCAACGTTGGAACGCTGGGGAGAAACAGATCCCGTCGATCCCGACGAAATGTTCGCGATCAGGCGGGTCTCTCCTGCATACAAGGACGTTCCGGGCGGACAGATTCTCGGCCCCACGAAGGACTACACGCAGCGCTTACTCGATTTTGAGCTTGCCGAAGAGACTGAAACCGATACATCCGCAGATCCGACAGATGAGTGGGCTATCGATGAAGACTCCCCCGAGACACTGACGAACGTGATGGACATCCTGCGTGAGGAAGGGCTCGTCCACGAACCGGATAGCGAGGACGAATCCGCACCAACGGACACGACACGAGAGTCCGTAACACACCCAACAAGTCGTGATGCGATCTTACAAGAACTTGCTCGCGGTGAAACCGGCGCTGTAACTGCACTCGGCTATTCGGCGCTCCGGGGATACGGGCAGGTTCACCCGACACTCGCGGAAGTCAAGGTCGGTCGATTACCGGTGACGATCGATCATCCGTACACTGGCGATTCAGTGACCGTTACCGAAATCGAGGTGAGCGAAAGCGAGGCGGTTGTCCCGGTGTATGCAAAGCGTGACGACCCGCAGTTCGCGTTCGGGTACGGGCTAACGTTCGGACGCAACGAACGCAAAGCGATTTCGATGACCATTCTGGACGCGTCGATGCAACTCGACGGTGAAGACGAACCGGCTGAAGACCCCGAATTCGTCCTCGACACGATCGATGGGATGGACTCCTTCGGGTTCATCGAACACCTCAAACTCCCCCACTACGTCACGTTCCAGTCGATCCTCGACCGAATTCGCGGTATTCGTGACCGGAAGGGGCTCAGGAACGGGTCCAAATCAGGCAAATCCGATGCGGACAGCCCAGAGGTGAACGCCGATGACTGA
- the phnH gene encoding phosphonate C-P lyase system protein PhnH translates to MRALGIDPVHGTRETFRTLCDAMSRPGTIQQTPTEPADYAVVATLVDHEIKTHTSDGTLQKALSEQGRLQDAQPEDADIVHTHGAPSWDVGKLDRGSLVEPSDGATVVYRVESVSNSTTEGSTSVTLSGPGVPDATTVHIGLPAAELDSIRQAQSTYPRGIDVVFTVGDQIVAVPRSVSLEVA, encoded by the coding sequence ATGAGAGCACTCGGTATCGATCCCGTCCACGGGACACGTGAGACCTTCCGAACACTCTGTGATGCGATGAGTCGGCCTGGAACGATCCAGCAGACGCCGACCGAACCGGCCGACTATGCCGTTGTGGCGACCCTCGTTGACCACGAAATCAAAACCCATACGTCAGATGGTACGTTACAAAAGGCTCTTTCGGAGCAGGGCCGCCTCCAGGACGCACAACCAGAAGACGCTGACATCGTTCACACCCACGGCGCGCCATCGTGGGATGTCGGTAAACTGGACCGTGGATCGCTCGTTGAACCCAGTGACGGGGCGACGGTGGTCTATCGTGTCGAGTCGGTTTCGAACAGCACTACCGAGGGTTCGACGAGCGTTACGCTGTCAGGGCCGGGCGTCCCAGATGCAACGACGGTGCACATTGGGCTACCAGCCGCCGAACTCGATTCGATTCGCCAAGCGCAGTCGACGTATCCGCGCGGTATCGACGTAGTGTTCACTGTCGGTGACCAGATTGTCGCAGTACCACGGTCTGTCTCTCTGGAGGTGGCGTGA
- the phnG gene encoding phosphonate C-P lyase system protein PhnG, which yields MNDAYDRSDRFELIAACDEDVLARFANEILEPNPNMTVLQEPKPQLLMQQVREPVEHRPFNLGEVVVTPAEVKLTQNRGFAMQPGKSERAALSGAIVDAAVAARHELSDEIVEALEAAGRNRRAEQTQEWNESQHTAVEFETMEDEL from the coding sequence ATGAACGACGCCTACGACCGATCGGATCGGTTCGAACTCATCGCTGCATGCGATGAGGATGTACTCGCTCGATTCGCAAATGAAATTCTCGAGCCGAATCCGAATATGACGGTCCTTCAGGAACCGAAGCCACAGTTGCTCATGCAGCAGGTACGTGAGCCTGTTGAGCATCGCCCGTTCAACCTGGGCGAAGTCGTGGTGACGCCTGCAGAGGTGAAGCTCACTCAGAACCGTGGCTTTGCGATGCAGCCTGGGAAGTCCGAACGAGCCGCACTTTCCGGGGCTATCGTCGATGCCGCTGTCGCGGCCCGCCACGAGCTGAGCGATGAAATCGTGGAAGCGCTCGAAGCGGCCGGGAGGAACCGCCGAGCCGAACAGACACAGGAGTGGAATGAGAGCCAGCATACTGCAGTCGAATTCGAGACGATGGAGGACGAACTATGA
- a CDS encoding PhnD/SsuA/transferrin family substrate-binding protein, which yields MAGVAGCLGSSQGSAADDETVTFLLKPVENPQDMKAQYEPVKKHLEAEVDGITVETPVSNGYSGVERSLKSGRAELSIGDVVAFSFPDLVDVLGTQYLAGASSFYFSMLVTKPEYNIGNLTDLKGTEISFCDVLSTSGSVYPLSALEEAGLDIGDAPTGDPVDFSGTWSNHDQSFRTFIDRENIKANANYGKPAYPYLTESHLQDIGALDRITAHSPWADKIGTKTDEQELEIAWISERVPYEPVITRAGWDSPKREAVEQTLLEMTASDLEEYRSGEDVSLPMTGLTDTSMEDYEAVRRRVTELGVLESKKEE from the coding sequence ATGGCCGGCGTTGCGGGGTGTCTCGGCAGCAGCCAAGGGTCCGCAGCGGACGATGAGACGGTAACGTTCCTCCTCAAGCCCGTCGAGAATCCACAGGACATGAAAGCCCAGTACGAGCCGGTCAAAAAACATCTCGAGGCTGAAGTCGACGGTATTACCGTCGAAACGCCGGTATCTAATGGATACTCCGGTGTCGAGCGGTCTTTAAAAAGTGGACGTGCTGAGTTATCAATTGGCGATGTCGTCGCGTTCTCGTTTCCCGACCTGGTCGATGTTCTCGGAACCCAGTACCTCGCGGGGGCGTCATCGTTCTATTTCTCCATGCTCGTCACGAAACCCGAGTACAATATCGGGAATCTGACCGATCTCAAAGGCACAGAGATCTCATTCTGCGACGTCTTGTCGACGAGTGGATCAGTGTACCCGCTCTCTGCACTCGAGGAAGCTGGACTCGACATCGGTGATGCGCCGACCGGAGACCCTGTCGACTTCAGCGGCACGTGGTCGAATCACGACCAATCGTTCAGGACCTTCATCGACAGAGAAAATATCAAAGCGAACGCCAACTACGGGAAGCCTGCCTATCCCTATCTGACAGAGAGTCACCTGCAGGACATCGGTGCCTTGGATCGAATTACAGCACACTCACCGTGGGCGGACAAAATCGGAACGAAGACTGATGAGCAGGAACTCGAAATCGCCTGGATCTCCGAGCGCGTTCCCTACGAACCGGTAATCACGCGCGCTGGCTGGGACTCTCCGAAACGTGAGGCAGTCGAACAGACTCTCCTAGAGATGACAGCGAGTGATCTCGAAGAGTACAGATCCGGTGAAGACGTGTCACTGCCCATGACGGGGCTCACAGACACGAGTATGGAGGACTACGAGGCAGTTCGGCGGCGAGTCACGGAACTCGGCGTTTTGGAGAGCAAGAAGGAGGAATGA